In Primulina huaijiensis isolate GDHJ02 chromosome 16, ASM1229523v2, whole genome shotgun sequence, a single genomic region encodes these proteins:
- the LOC140961207 gene encoding subtilisin-like protease SBT3 → MFINGMKVCITLKKRMELPLTVSLILISWFLLLSHQVHQSAAQRSTYIVHMDKSSMPKAFASHHYWYSSILESVKSESQTSSDGHKLGPKLVYAYDNAFHGFSAVVSKDELKALKTSPGFLSAYEDGIVTPDTTHSYKFLSLNTVSGIWPASEYGKDVIIGVVDSGVWPESPSFKDDGMTEIPARWKGKCQEGEEFNSSLCNKKLIGAKYFNAGVRASDPGVTITMNSARDTSGHGTHCASTAAGNYVEGVSYFGYAPGTARGVAPRARLAVYKVLWNEGSFESDALAGIDQAVADGVDVISISLSYRRNDVYEDPLAIAGFGAREKGILVSVSAGNRGSSIASLLGGIPWAIMVASGTIDRWFAGIITLGNGNTITGWSTFPGRASVRNVPIIYNKTLSACNSTTLFAEVPFQAIIICNQTHENAEFSTMISYLTESNIPAAIIISEDPRAFRSTTITHPAVVISPSQATIDFIKYASNSSGTQTATIDFQKTILGTEPRAAPAVSDFSSRGPARSFQGILKPDIMAPGTLILAAYNPHVGRTRIGKGIFLTSDYTLLSGTSMSCPHISGIAALLKAVHPDWSPAAIQSAMMTTASQLDNTKQLIKDAGLNYDVATPLAMGAGHVDPNGALDPGLIYDATPQDFANLVCAMNFTREQTQTIIRSGYNCSNPSMDLNYPSFIALYNFDERDIPLTRKFQRTVTNVGDGASTYRVKLETPAGSTVKISPQVLVFQKKYEKRSYSLTIRYRSDKDFREKAGSVTWVDDSGKYTVRSPLVVSPGWDNFH, encoded by the coding sequence ATGTTTATTAATGGCATGAAAGTTTGCATTACACTCAAGAAGAGAATGGAACTCCCTCTTACAGTTTCTCTGATTCTTATCTCATGGTTTCTTTTATTATCTCATCAAGTTCATCAATCTGCGGCACAAAGATCTACATACATTGTCCATATGGACAAATCCTCCATGCCTAAGGCGTTTGCCAGTCACCATTATTGGTATTCTTCCATACTCGAATCGGTGAAATCGGAGAGCCAGACATCATCGGACGGGCACAAACTTGGGCCGAAGCTAGTATATGCATACGACAATGCCTTCCACGGATTCAGTGCAGTGGTGTCGAAAGATGAATTGAAAGCTTTGAAGACGTCGCCTGGATTCCTTTCGGCTTATGAAGATGGTATTGTCACGCCAGACACCACGCATTCCTATAAATTCCTCTCTCTCAACACTGTTTCCGGGATTTGGCCTGCATCTGAGTATGGGAAGGATGTTATCATTGGTGTCGTTGACAGTGGCGTTTGGCCTGAAAGTCCGAGTTTTAAAGATGATGGGATGACTGAGATTCCAGCAAGATGGAAGGGAAAATGTCAAGAAGGTGAAGAATTCAATTCATCTTTGTGTAACAAAAAACTCATCGGAGCAAAATATTTCAATGCTGGAGTTCGAGCTTCGGATCCCGGAGTAACGATAACTATGAATTCTGCAAGAGATACTAGCGGTCACGGCACACATTGTGCGTCTACTGCCGCTGGAAACTACGTGGAAGGTGTCTCATATTTCGGGTATGCTCCAGGGACAGCAAGAGGTGTAGCCCCACGGGCAAGATTGGCAGTTTACAAGGTCCTCTGGAATGAAGGGAGTTTCGAGTCGGACGCATTGGCAGGCATCGATCAAGCAGTGGCGGATGGTGTTGATGTAATATCGATTTCTTTGAGTTACCGGAGGAATGATGTGTACGAGGACCCTCTTGCAATAGCGGGGTTTGGCGCGAGGGAGAAGGGGATTCTTGTGTCCGTCTCGGCAGGGAATCGAGGCTCTAGTATCGCGAGCCTGTTGGGGGGGATCCCGTGGGCTATTATGGTTGCTTCGGGCACGATTGATCGTTGGTTCGCAGGGATTATAACATTGGGAAATGGGAACACCATTACAGGATGGAGCACATTTCCCGGAAGAGCTTCTGTTAGGAACGTGCCTATCATTTACAACAAGACGTTATCTGCCTGCAACTCGACGACGCTGTTCGCAGAAGTCCCTTTCCAAGCGATCATTATATGCAATCAAACCCACGAAAATGCTGAATTTTCCACCATGATTAGCTACCTAACAGAGAGCAACATCCCAGCAGCAATCATCATTTCCGAAGATCCCCGTGCATTTCGATCCACTACGATTACACATCCAGCGGTAGTCATCAGCCCGAGTCAAGCTACCATAGATTTCATCAAATACGCATCAAACAGTTCTGGTACACAAACAGCAACAATCGATTTCCAAAAAACAATACTGGGTACTGAGCCTAGAGCAGCTCCAGCCGTGTCAGATTTCTCATCGAGAGGCCCCGCTCGTAGCTTTCAGGGGATCTTGAAGCCCGACATAATGGCACCTGGAACGTTAATTTTGGCTGCTTATAACCCTCACGTTGGCAGAACAAGAATCGGGAAAGGAATATTTCTAACCAGCGATTACACACTTTTATCGGGCACATCAATGTCCTGCCCACATATTTCCGGCATCGCTGCGCTTCTCAAAGCTGTGCACCCGGATTGGAGCCCTGCCGCGATTCAATCCGCCATGATGACCACTGCAAGTCAACTCGATAACACAAAACAACTAATAAAAGATGCGGGTTTAAATTATGACGTCGCAACACCTCTAGCCATGGGAGCCGGCCACGTCGACCCGAATGGCGCACTTGATCCAGGCCTGATTTACGATGCCACACCACAAGACTTCGCCAACCTAGTCTGCGCAATGAATTTCACTCGCGAGCAAACGCAAACCATCATAAGATCTGGATACAACTGCTCGAACCCATCGATGGATTTGAATTACCCATCCTTTATAGCTCTGTATAACTTTGACGAAAGGGACATTCCATTAACACGGAAGTTTCAGAGGACTGTTACGAACGTGGGAGACGGGGCATCCACCTATAGAGTTAAGCTTGAAACCCCTGCTGGTTCCACTGTCAAAATTTCCCCTCAGGTTTTAGTGTTCCAGAAGAAATATGAGAAGCGAAGCTATTCTTTGACGATCCGATACAGGAGTGATAAAGATTTTAGAGAGAAAGCGGGTTCGGTTACTTGGGTTGATGACAGTGGGAAGTATACAGTGAGGAGTCCCCTTGTCGTGTCTCCAGGGTGGGACAATTTCCACTAA
- the LOC140961065 gene encoding uncharacterized protein, with protein sequence MARGAPNSNVQGSTTNQGQGQRVAVEDSSSLFYLQNGDHPGLVLVSHPLSGNNYNTWSRAMIMALTAKNKSSFVDGTSVCPSVEDLLYSAWIRCNSMVISWILNSVSREIADSLMYIATAREVWIDLRDRFHQSNAPRIFQIKKLLNGLHQASMDISGYYTRMRTLWDELKDFQPISLCTCGSMKEWMNYQNQDCVLQFLMGLNDSYAQIRAQILMMDPLPAMSKIF encoded by the coding sequence ATGGCGAGAGGTGCTCCAAACTCAAATGTTCAAGGTTCCACCACCAATCAGGGCCAAGGCCAGAGAGTTGCTGTTGAAGATTCTAGCAGCCTCTTCTATCTGCAAAATGGTGATCATCCTGGTCTCGTCTTAGTGTCTCATCCCCTCTCAGGGAATAATTACAATACTTGGAGTCGTGCGATGATTATGGCGTTGACGGCGAAAAACAAAAGTAGTTTCGTCGATGGTACCTCTGTGTGTCCTTCGGTTGAGGATTTGTTGTACAGTGCTTGGATCCGCTGTAATAGCATGGTCATCTCCTGGATCCTTAATTCTGTTTCTCGAGAAATCGCAGATAGTTTAATGTACATTGCTACTGCACGTGAAGTCTGGATTGACCTACGTGATCGCTTTCATCAAAGCAATGCTCCACGTATATTTCAAATTAAGAAGCTATTGAATGGTTTGCATCAAGCATCGATGGATATCAGTGGGTATTATACTCGTATGAGAACGCTTTGGGatgaattgaaggattttcagCCGATCTCTTTATGTACTTGTGGCTCGATGAAAGAGTGGATGAACTATCAAAATCAGGATTGTGTTCTACAATTTCTGATGGGCTTAAATGATTCTTATGCTCAAATACGAGCTCAAATCCTAATGATGGATCCACTTCCAGCCATGTCTAAGATTTTTTAG
- the LOC140961348 gene encoding subtilisin-like protease SBT3 produces the protein MSMFQIHMYLTLGNKLKMADTKALSMYLFLWIILSQQVPNASAERSSYIVHMDKSYMPKAFTSHHFWYSSTLDSIKSVTHTSTDNRKLGPKLIYTYDNAVHGFSAVLSEEEIQALQKSPGFLLAYRDGSVTVDTTHIYKFLSLNTAAGLWPASQYGKDVIIGVVDTGIWPESPSFKDDGMTEIPARWKGICQEGDAFNSSLCNKKIIGARYFNKGARAANPDIQISVNSARDTNGHGTHVASIAAGNYVDGVTFFGYAPGTARGVAPRARLAIYKVLWGGASQQSDILAGIDQAVADGVDILSVSVSTRRIELYENFLAIASFGAREKGVLVSVSAGNRGPETASLLQGYPWATVVASGTVDRWFSGTLTLGNGQKIAGWTTFPARPVIKKLPLVYNRTLSTCDSSELLAEAPGNSIIICSVTGQVYGFSSLMDYLSKTNVKAVIIISDETGYLRSRSFPHPGVVITPKESVDVIRYASKTAKPIASIDFQQTILGTKPRPAPALSEDSSRGPAQNYQYILKPDIMAPGVLILAAYNPRNPSAKINNTELTSDYTLFSGTSMACPHVSGTAALLKAAHPKWTPSAIQSAMMTTANPLDNTNQPIKDMATNFKFDADPLGIGAGQVDPNRALDPGLIYDATPQDFVDLVCSMNFTLEQTKVIVGSSYNCSNPSSDLNYPSFIAIYSEEEREKMVTRRFLRTVTNVGDGAATYKAKVETPNGTTIGVSPRILAFRKKYEKLSYSLTIRYRGVSGYGSITWVEENGNHTVRSPIEVSPGLDLLG, from the coding sequence ATGTCCATGTTTCAAATACATATGTATCTCACACTCGGAAACAAATTGAAAATGGCTGACACGAAAGCTCTTTCAATGTATCTATTCTTGTGGATTATTCTGTCCCAACAGGTTCCAAATGCTTCAGCGGAAAGATCTTCGTATATTGTACATATGGATAAATCCTACATGCCTAAAGCATTTACCAGTCACCATTTTTGGTATTCTTCCACACTCGATTCCATAAAATCCGTGACCCATACATCAACGGACAACCGAAAACTCGGGCCGAAGCTCATTTACACCTACGACAATGCCGTCCACGGATTCAGTGCAGTTCTGTCGGAAGAAGAAATCCAAGCTTTACAAAAATCCCCTGGGTTCCTCTTGGCTTATCGTGATGGTTCTGTTACTGTCGATACGACACATATCTACAAATTTCTCTCCCTCAACACCGCTGCGGGTCTGTGGCCAGCTTCCCAATACGGCAAAGATGTGATCATTGGTGTTGTGGATACCGGTATATGGCCTGAAAGCCCGAGCTTTAAAGATGATGGGATGACGGAAATTCCTGCAAGATGGAAGGGAATTTGCCAAGAAGGGGATGCATTCAATTCATCATTATGCAACAAGAAAATTATCGGAGCGAGATATTTTAACAAAGGGGCTCGAGCGGCGAATCCCGACATCCAGATATCTGTGAATTCTGCGAGAGACACCAACGGTCACGGCACACATGTGGCGTCCATAGCCGCTGGAAACTATGTAGATGGAGTCACTTTTTTTGGATACGCCCCCGGGACTGCTAGAGGTGTAGCTCCGCGCGCTAGGCTGGCCATTTACAAGGTCCTGTGGGGTGGAGCGTCTCAACAATCCGATATACTGGCTGGCATCGACCAAGCAGTGGCTGACGGAGTTGATATTCTCTCAGTATCTGTAAGTACTAGAAGAATTGAGTTGTACGAGAACTTTCTTGCCATAGCAAGCTTCGGTGCCAGGGAGAAGGGAGTTTTAGTCTCCGTCTCCGCCGGGAATCGTGGCCCGGAAACCGCATCTCTGCTACAAGGGTACCCTTGGGCTACTGTGGTTGCATCCGGGACCGTGGATCGGTGGTTTTCAGGGACCCTAACTTTGGGGAATGGACAAAAAATTGCGGGCTGGACCACCTTCCCGGCTAGGCCGGTGATCAAGAAATTGCCTCTCGTTTATAACAGGACCCTTTCTACTTGCGATTCGTCTGAATTACTGGCGGAAGCACCGGGTAACAGCATTATCATATGCAGTGTTACTGGTCAGGTTTATGGTTTCTCATCCTTGATGGATTATCTAAGCAAAACGAATGTGAAAGCGGTTATTATCATTTCTGATGAAACTGGTTATCTTCGTTCCAGATCATTCCCTCACCCTGGAGTGGTAATCACCCCAAAAGAATCCGTAGATGTGATTCGTTACGCATCCAAAACTGCAAAACCCATAGCCAGCATCGATTTCCAGCAAACAATTCTTGGTACTAAGCCCAGACCGGCTCCAGCCTTATCAGAAGATTCTTCAAGAGGCCCGGCCCAGAATTATCAGTACATCTTGAAACCCGACATAATGGCGCCGGGAGTGCTAATCTTAGCAGCCTACAATCCTCGAAATCCAAGTGCCAAAATTAACAACACTGAACTAACTAGTGATTACACTCTCTTCTCAGGCACATCGATGGCTTGCCCGCATGTTTCAGGTACTGCGGCTCTTCTTAAGGCCGCCCACCCTAAATGGACTCCTTCCGCAATCCAGTCCGCCATGATGACAACAGCAAATCCACTTGATAATACCAACCAACCCATCAAGGATATGGCCACTAACTTTAAATTTGATGCCGACCCCCTAGGAATCGGTGCAGGGCAAGTTGACCCGAACCGAGCTCTTGATCCAGGCCTCATTTACGACGCCACACCACAAGATTTTGTTGATCTTGTCTGCTCAATGAACTTCACTCTCGAGCAAACAAAAGTCATCGTAGGATCAAGCTACAATTGCTCGAACCCCTCATCCGACCTGAATTACCCATCTTTTATAGCTATATACAGCGAAGAAGAAAGGGAAAAGATGGTAACCCGGAGATTTCTAAGGACTGTGACGAACGTAGGAGATGGAGCAGCCACATACAAAGCCAAGGTGGAAACACCGAATGGGACTACGATCGGAGTTTCGCCAAGGATTTTAGCGTTCAGAAAGAAATATGAAAAGCTGAGTTATTCTTTAACGATTCGCTACAGGGGAGTGTCTGGATATGGATCGATCACTTGGGTAGAAGAGAATGGAAATCACACTGTGAGGAGTCCCATTGAGGTGTCTCCAGGACTTGATTTGCTGGGTTGA
- the LOC140961349 gene encoding ethylene-responsive transcription factor ERF011-like, which produces MEEACIKSSPCSSTGETKRRQRQRQQDKPYRGIRMRKWGKWVAEIREPNKRSRIWLGSYNSPVAAARAYDTAVFYLRGPTARLNFPEYIVKDGDEPGELSAATIRKKAIEVGASVDAIQATSHARADSGPVSEKPDLNEYPSPDDSEDS; this is translated from the coding sequence ATGGAAGAAGCTTGTATTAAATCGTCACCATGTTCATCGACCGGGGAGACTAAGCGGAGGCAGAGGCAGAGACAGCAAGACAAGCCCTACAGAGGTATACGGATGAGGAAATGGGGGAAATGGGTGGCGGAGATTAGGGAGCCGAACAAAAGATCAAGAATCTGGCTCGGATCCTACAACTCCCCGGTGGCGGCAGCGCGTGCGTACGACACCGCGGTTTTCTATCTCCGCGGCCCTACGGCGAGGCTGAACTTCCCTGAATACATAGTTAAAGATGGTGACGAGCCTGGGGAGTTGTCCGCTGCCACCATAAGGAAGAAAGCCATTGAAGTTGGAGCTAGCGTCGACGCCATCCAGGCCACCAGCCATGCACGCGCCGACTCCGGCCCGGTCTCCGAGAAGCCCGACCTGAATGAATACCCCAGCCCCGACGATTCCGAGGATAGTTAA